In Carassius gibelio isolate Cgi1373 ecotype wild population from Czech Republic chromosome B13, carGib1.2-hapl.c, whole genome shotgun sequence, one genomic interval encodes:
- the LOC127970208 gene encoding histidine-rich glycoprotein isoform X16 has translation MLRRVVIPSLSSVSHLWFQSCDLTDSHRGSHRFTQVHTEFTQIHTGSHRFSQVHTEVHTDSHRFTQVHTDSHRFTQSSHRFTQVHTDSHRFTQSSHRFTQVHTDSHRGSHRFTQSSHRFTQVHTGSHRFTQRFTQIHTGSHRFTQIHTGSHRVHTDSHRFTQIHTGSHRVHTDSHRFTQIHTEVHTGSHRFTQRFSQVHTGSHRFTQIHTGSHRVHTDSHRFTQVHTDSHRFTQSSHRFTQVHTGSHRFTQVHTDSHRFTQVHTGSHRFTQIHTGSGFQTEELVFVLEQTLAHVHSICFLHTQRVLDHSTLVFLHF, from the exons ATGTTGAGGAGAGTTGTGATCCCTTCTCTATCCTCCGTTAGTCATCTGTGGTTTCAGTCGTGTGACctcacagattcacacagaggttcacacagattcacacaggttcacacagagttcacacagattcacacaggttcacacagGTTCTCACAGGTTCACACAGAggttcacacagattcacacaggttcacacaggttcacacagattcacacaggttcacacagagttcacacagattcacacaggttcacacagattcacacaggttcacacagagttcacacagattcacacaggttcacacagattcacacagaggttcacacaggttcacacagagttcacacagattcacacaggttcacacagGTTCTCACAGGTTCACACAGAggttcacacagattcacacaggttcacacaggttcacacagattcacacaggttcacacagagttcacacagattcacacaggttcacacagattcacacaggttcacacagagttcacacagattcacacaggttcacacagattcacacagaggttcacacaggttcacacagattcacacagaggtTCTCACAGGttcacacaggttcacacagattcacacagattcacacaggttcacacagagttcacacagattcacacagattcacacag gttcacacagattcacacagattcacacagagttcacacagattcacacaggttcacacaggttcacacagattcacacag gttcacacagattcacacagattcacacaggttcacacaggttcacacagattcacacagattcacacag GTTCAGGGTTTCAGACTGAAGAGCTGGTGTTTGTGTTGGAGCAGACTTTAGCACATGTTCACTCGATCTGTTTTCTTCACACACAGCGTGTATTAGATCACTCTACTCTTGTATTTCTACACTTTTAG
- the LOC127970208 gene encoding uncharacterized protein LOC127970208 isoform X38: protein MLRRVVIPSLSSVSHLWFQSCDLTDSHRGSHRFTQVHTEFTQIHTGSHRFSQVHTEVHTDSHRFTQVHTDSHRFTQSSHRFTQVHTDSHRFTQSSHRFTQVHTDSHRGSHRFTQSSHRFTQVHTGSHRFTQVHTDSHRFTQSSHRFTQVHTDSHRFTQSSHRFTQVHTDSHRGSHRFTQIHTEVLTGSHRFTQIHTDSHRFTQSSHRFTQIHTGSHRGSHRFTQRFSQVHTGSHRFTQIHTGSHRFTQIHTDSHRFTQVHTGSGFQTEELVFVLEQTLAHVHSICFLHTQRVLDHSTLVFLHF from the exons ATGTTGAGGAGAGTTGTGATCCCTTCTCTATCCTCCGTTAGTCATCTGTGGTTTCAGTCGTGTGACctcacagattcacacagaggttcacacagattcacacaggttcacacagagttcacacagattcacacaggttcacacagGTTCTCACAGGTTCACACAGAggttcacacagattcacacaggttcacacaggttcacacagattcacacaggttcacacagagttcacacagattcacacaggttcacacagattcacacaggttcacacagagttcacacagattcacacaggttcacacagattcacacagaggttcacacaggttcacacagagttcacacagattcacacaggttcacacagGTTCTCACAG gttcacacaggttcacacagattcacacaggttcacacagagttcacacagattcacacaggttcacacagattcacacaggttcacacagagttcacacagattcacacaggttcacacagattcacacagaggttcacacaggttcacacagattcacacagaggtTCTCACAGGttcacacaggttcacacagattcacacagattcacacaggttcacacagagttcacacagattcacacagattcacacaggttcacacagAG gttcacacaggttcacacagAGGTTCTCACAGGttcacacaggttcacacagattcacacagattcacacaggttcacacaggttcacacagattcacacagattcacacag gttcacacaggttcacacagGTTCAGGGTTTCAGACTGAAGAGCTGGTGTTTGTGTTGGAGCAGACTTTAGCACATGTTCACTCGATCTGTTTTCTTCACACACAGCGTGTATTAGATCACTCTACTCTTGTATTTCTACACTTTTAG
- the LOC127970208 gene encoding histidine-rich glycoprotein isoform X11 — protein MLRRVVIPSLSSVSHLWFQSCDLTDSHRGSHRFTQVHTEFTQIHTGSHRFSQVHTEVHTDSHRFTQVHTDSHRVHTDSHRFTQIHTEVHTGSHRFSQVHTEVHTDSHRFTQVHTDSHRFTQIHTGSHRVHTDSHRFTQIHTEVHTGSHRFTQRFSQVHTGSHRFTQIHTGSHRVHTDSHRFTQVHTEVLTGSHRFTQIHTDSHRVHTDSHRFTQVHTDSHRFTQVHTEVLTGSHRFTQIHTDSHRFTQVHTDSHRFTQVHTGSHRFTQSSHRFTQVHTGSGFQTEELVFVLEQTLAHVHSICFLHTQRVLDHSTLVFLHF, from the exons ATGTTGAGGAGAGTTGTGATCCCTTCTCTATCCTCCGTTAGTCATCTGTGGTTTCAGTCGTGTGACctcacagattcacacagaggttcacacagattcacacaggttcacacagagttcacacagattcacacaggttcacacagGTTCTCACAGGTTCACACAGAggttcacacagattcacacaggttcacacaggttcacacagattcacacag agttcacacagattcacacaggttcacacagattcacacagaggttcacacag gttcacacagGTTCTCACAGGTTCACACAGAggttcacacagattcacacaggttcacacaggttcacacagattcacacag gttcacacagattcacacaggttcacacagagttcacacagattcacacaggttcacacagattcacacagaggttcacacaggttcacacagattcacacagaggtTCTCACAGGttcacacaggttcacacagattcacacagattcacacaggttcacacagagttcacacagattcacacagattcacacaggttcacacagAGGTTCTCACAGGttcacacaggttcacacagattcacacagattcacacagagttcacacagattcacacaggttcacacaggttcacacagattcacacaggttcacacaggttcacacagAGGTTCTCACAGGttcacacaggttcacacagattcacacagattcacacaggttcacacaggttcacacagattcacacagattcacacaggttcacacagGTTCTCACAGGTTCACACAGAGttcacacaggttcacacaggttcacacagGTTCAGGGTTTCAGACTGAAGAGCTGGTGTTTGTGTTGGAGCAGACTTTAGCACATGTTCACTCGATCTGTTTTCTTCACACACAGCGTGTATTAGATCACTCTACTCTTGTATTTCTACACTTTTAG
- the LOC127970208 gene encoding putative uncharacterized protein FLJ46204 isoform X33, with amino-acid sequence MLRRVVIPSLSSVSHLWFQSCDLTDSHRGSHRFTQVHTEFTQIHTGSHRFSQVHTEVHTDSHRFTQVHTDSHRFTQSSHRFTQVHTDSHRFTQSSHRFTQVHTDSHRGSHRFTQSSHRFTQVHTGSHRFTQVHTDSHRFTQSSHRFTQVHTDSHRFTQSSHRFTQVHTDSHRGSHRFTQIHTEFTQIHTDSHRFTQIHTEFTQIHTGSHRFTQIHTGSHRFTQIHTDSHRFTQVHTDSHRFTQVHTGSHRFTQSSHRFTQVHTGSGFQTEELVFVLEQTLAHVHSICFLHTQRVLDHSTLVFLHF; translated from the exons ATGTTGAGGAGAGTTGTGATCCCTTCTCTATCCTCCGTTAGTCATCTGTGGTTTCAGTCGTGTGACctcacagattcacacagaggttcacacagattcacacaggttcacacagagttcacacagattcacacaggttcacacagGTTCTCACAGGTTCACACAGAggttcacacagattcacacaggttcacacaggttcacacagattcacacaggttcacacagagttcacacagattcacacaggttcacacagattcacacaggttcacacagagttcacacagattcacacaggttcacacagattcacacagaggttcacacaggttcacacagagttcacacagattcacacaggttcacacagGTTCTCACAG gttcacacaggttcacacagattcacacaggttcacacagagttcacacagattcacacaggttcacacagattcacacaggttcacacagagttcacacagattcacacaggttcacacagattcacacagaggttcacacaggttcacacagattcacacagag ttcacacagattcacacagattcacacag attcacacagattcacacagagttcacacagattcacacaggttcacacaggttcacacagattcacacag GttcacacaggttcacacagattcacacagattcacacaggttcacacaggttcacacagattcacacagattcacacaggttcacacagGTTCTCACAGGTTCACACAGAGttcacacaggttcacacaggttcacacagGTTCAGGGTTTCAGACTGAAGAGCTGGTGTTTGTGTTGGAGCAGACTTTAGCACATGTTCACTCGATCTGTTTTCTTCACACACAGCGTGTATTAGATCACTCTACTCTTGTATTTCTACACTTTTAG
- the LOC127970208 gene encoding histidine-rich glycoprotein isoform X37, with product MLRRVVIPSLSSVSHLWFQSCDLTDSHRGSHRFTQVHTEFTQIHTGSHRFSQVHTEVHTDSHRFTQVHTDSHRFTQSSHRFTQVHTDSHRFTQIHTEVHTGSHRVHTDSHRFTQVLTGSHRGSHRFTQVHTGSHRFTQVHTEFTQIHTGSHRFTQVHTEFTQIHTGSHRFTQRFTQVHTDSHRGSHRFTQVHTDSHRFTQVHTEFTQIHTDSHRFTQIHTDSHRVHTGSHRGSHRFTQVHTDSHRFTQVHTGSHRFTQIHTGSGFQTEELVFVLEQTLAHVHSICFLHTQRVLDHSTLVFLHF from the exons ATGTTGAGGAGAGTTGTGATCCCTTCTCTATCCTCCGTTAGTCATCTGTGGTTTCAGTCGTGTGACctcacagattcacacagaggttcacacagattcacacaggttcacacagagttcacacagattcacacaggttcacacagGTTCTCACAGGTTCACACAGAggttcacacagattcacacaggttcacacaggttcacacagattcacacaggttcacacagagttcacacagattcacacaggttcacacagattcacacag gttcacacagattcacacagaggttcacacaggttcacacagagttcacacagattcacacaggttcacacagGTTCTCACAGGTTCACACAGAggttcacacagattcacacaggttcacacaggttcacacagattcacacaggttcacacagagttcacacagattcacacaggttcacacagattcacacaggttcacacagagttcacacagattcacacaggttcacacagattcacacagaggttcacacaggttcacacagattcacacagaggtTCTCACAGGttcacacaggttcacacagattcacacagattcacacaggttcacacagagttcacacagattcacacagattcacacag gttcacacagattcacacagattcacacaga gttcacacaggttcacacagAGGTTCTCACAGGttcacacaggttcacacagattcacacagattcacacaggttcacacaggttcacacagattcacacagattcacacag GTTCAGGGTTTCAGACTGAAGAGCTGGTGTTTGTGTTGGAGCAGACTTTAGCACATGTTCACTCGATCTGTTTTCTTCACACACAGCGTGTATTAGATCACTCTACTCTTGTATTTCTACACTTTTAG
- the LOC127970208 gene encoding histidine-rich glycoprotein isoform X7: MLRRVVIPSLSSVSHLWFQSCDLTDSHRGSHRFTQVHTEFTQIHTGSHRFSQVHTEVHTDSHRFTQVHTDSHRFTQIHTGSHRVHTDSHRFTQIHTEVHTGSHRGSHRFTQVHTGSHRFTQVHTEFTQIHTGSHRFTQVHTEFTQIHTGSHRFTQRFTQVHTDSHRGSHRFTQVHTDSHRFTQVHTEFTQIHTDSHRFTQIHTDSHRVHTDSHRFTQVHTDSHRFTQVHTEVLTGSHRFTQIHTDSHRFTQVHTDSHRFTQVHTGSHRFTQSSHRFTQVHTGSGFQTEELVFVLEQTLAHVHSICFLHTQRVLDHSTLVFLHF, from the exons ATGTTGAGGAGAGTTGTGATCCCTTCTCTATCCTCCGTTAGTCATCTGTGGTTTCAGTCGTGTGACctcacagattcacacagaggttcacacagattcacacaggttcacacagagttcacacagattcacacaggttcacacagGTTCTCACAGGTTCACACAGAggttcacacagattcacacaggttcacacaggttcacacagattcacacag gttcacacagattcacacaggttcacacagagttcacacagattcacacaggttcacacagattcacacagaggttcacacag GTTCACACAGAggttcacacagattcacacaggttcacacaggttcacacagattcacacaggttcacacagagttcacacagattcacacaggttcacacagattcacacaggttcacacagagttcacacagattcacacaggttcacacagattcacacagaggttcacacaggttcacacagattcacacagaggtTCTCACAGGttcacacaggttcacacagattcacacagattcacacaggttcacacagagttcacacagattcacacagattcacacag gttcacacagattcacacagattcacacagagttcacacagattcacacaggttcacacaggttcacacagattcacacaggttcacacaggttcacacagAGGTTCTCACAGGttcacacaggttcacacagattcacacagattcacacaggttcacacaggttcacacagattcacacagattcacacaggttcacacagGTTCTCACAGGTTCACACAGAGttcacacaggttcacacaggttcacacagGTTCAGGGTTTCAGACTGAAGAGCTGGTGTTTGTGTTGGAGCAGACTTTAGCACATGTTCACTCGATCTGTTTTCTTCACACACAGCGTGTATTAGATCACTCTACTCTTGTATTTCTACACTTTTAG
- the LOC127970208 gene encoding uncharacterized protein LOC127970208 isoform X3, with protein sequence MLRRVVIPSLSSVSHLWFQSCDLTDSHRGSHRFTQVHTEFTQIHTGSHRFSQVHTEVHTDSHRFTQVHTDSHRFTQSSHRFTQVHTDSHRFTQIHTEVHTGSHRVHTDSHRFTQVLTGSHRGSHRFTQVHTGSHRFTQVHTEFTQIHTGSHRFTQVHTEFTQIHTGSHRFTQRFTQVHTDSHRGSHRFTQVHTDSHRFTQVHTEFTQIHTDSHRFTQRFSQVHTGSHRFTQIHTEFTQIHTGSHRFTQIHTGSHRFTQIHTGSHRFTQIHTDSHRFTQVHTGSGFQTEELVFVLEQTLAHVHSICFLHTQRVLDHSTLVFLHF encoded by the exons ATGTTGAGGAGAGTTGTGATCCCTTCTCTATCCTCCGTTAGTCATCTGTGGTTTCAGTCGTGTGACctcacagattcacacagaggttcacacagattcacacaggttcacacagagttcacacagattcacacaggttcacacagGTTCTCACAGGTTCACACAGAggttcacacagattcacacaggttcacacaggttcacacagattcacacaggttcacacagagttcacacagattcacacaggttcacacagattcacacag gttcacacagattcacacagaggttcacacaggttcacacagagttcacacagattcacacaggttcacacagGTTCTCACAGGTTCACACAGAggttcacacagattcacacaggttcacacaggttcacacagattcacacaggttcacacagagttcacacagattcacacaggttcacacagattcacacaggttcacacagagttcacacagattcacacaggttcacacagattcacacagaggttcacacaggttcacacagattcacacagaggtTCTCACAGGttcacacaggttcacacagattcacacagattcacacaggttcacacagagttcacacagattcacacagattcacacaggttcacacagAGGTTCTCACAGGttcacacaggttcacacagattcacacagattcacacagagttcacacagattcacacaggttcacacaggttcacacagattcacacag gttcacacagattcacacagattcacacaggttcacacaggttcacacagattcacacagattcacacag gttcacacaggttcacacagGTTCAGGGTTTCAGACTGAAGAGCTGGTGTTTGTGTTGGAGCAGACTTTAGCACATGTTCACTCGATCTGTTTTCTTCACACACAGCGTGTATTAGATCACTCTACTCTTGTATTTCTACACTTTTAG
- the LOC127970208 gene encoding histidine-rich glycoprotein isoform X17, translating to MLRRVVIPSLSSVSHLWFQSCDLTDSHRGSHRFTQVHTEFTQIHTGSHRFSQVHTEVHTDSHRFTQVHTDSHRFTQSSHRFTQVHTDSHRFTQIHTEVHTGSHRVHTDSHRFTQVLTGSHRGSHRFTQVHTGSHRFTQIHTGSHRFTQRFTQVHTDSHRGSHRFTQVHTDSHRFTQVHTEFTQIHTDSHRFTQIHTDSHRVHTDSHRFTQVHTDSHRFTQVHTEVLTGSHRFTQIHTDSHRFTQVHTDSHRFTQVHTGSHRFTQSSHRFTQVHTGSGFQTEELVFVLEQTLAHVHSICFLHTQRVLDHSTLVFLHF from the exons ATGTTGAGGAGAGTTGTGATCCCTTCTCTATCCTCCGTTAGTCATCTGTGGTTTCAGTCGTGTGACctcacagattcacacagaggttcacacagattcacacaggttcacacagagttcacacagattcacacaggttcacacagGTTCTCACAGGTTCACACAGAggttcacacagattcacacaggttcacacaggttcacacagattcacacaggttcacacagagttcacacagattcacacaggttcacacagattcacacag gttcacacagattcacacagaggttcacacaggttcacacagagttcacacagattcacacaggttcacacagGTTCTCACAGGTTCACACAGAggttcacacagattcacacaggttcacacaggttcacacagattcacacag attcacacaggttcacacagattcacacagaggttcacacaggttcacacagattcacacagaggtTCTCACAGGttcacacaggttcacacagattcacacagattcacacaggttcacacagagttcacacagattcacacagattcacacag gttcacacagattcacacagattcacacagagttcacacagattcacacaggttcacacaggttcacacagattcacacaggttcacacaggttcacacagAGGTTCTCACAGGttcacacaggttcacacagattcacacagattcacacaggttcacacaggttcacacagattcacacagattcacacaggttcacacagGTTCTCACAGGTTCACACAGAGttcacacaggttcacacaggttcacacagGTTCAGGGTTTCAGACTGAAGAGCTGGTGTTTGTGTTGGAGCAGACTTTAGCACATGTTCACTCGATCTGTTTTCTTCACACACAGCGTGTATTAGATCACTCTACTCTTGTATTTCTACACTTTTAG
- the LOC127970208 gene encoding histidine-rich glycoprotein isoform X24, whose translation MLRRVVIPSLSSVSHLWFQSCDLTDSHRGSHRFTQVHTEFTQIHTGSHRFSQVHTEVHTDSHRFTQVHTDSHRFTQSSHRFTQVHTDSHRFTQSSHRFTQVHTDSHRGSHRFTQSSHRFTQVHTGSHRFTQVHTDSHRFTQSSHRFTQVHTDSHRFTQSSHRFTQVHTDSHRGSHRFTQIHTEVLTGSHRFTQIHTDSHRFTQIHTEFTQIHTGSHRFTQIHTGSHRFTQIHTDSHRFTQVHTDSHRFTQVHTGSHRFTQSSHRFTQVHTGSGFQTEELVFVLEQTLAHVHSICFLHTQRVLDHSTLVFLHF comes from the exons ATGTTGAGGAGAGTTGTGATCCCTTCTCTATCCTCCGTTAGTCATCTGTGGTTTCAGTCGTGTGACctcacagattcacacagaggttcacacagattcacacaggttcacacagagttcacacagattcacacaggttcacacagGTTCTCACAGGTTCACACAGAggttcacacagattcacacaggttcacacaggttcacacagattcacacaggttcacacagagttcacacagattcacacaggttcacacagattcacacaggttcacacagagttcacacagattcacacaggttcacacagattcacacagaggttcacacaggttcacacagagttcacacagattcacacaggttcacacagGTTCTCACAG gttcacacaggttcacacagattcacacaggttcacacagagttcacacagattcacacaggttcacacagattcacacaggttcacacagagttcacacagattcacacaggttcacacagattcacacagaggttcacacaggttcacacagattcacacagaggtTCTCACAGGttcacacaggttcacacagattcacacagattcacacag attcacacagattcacacagagttcacacagattcacacaggttcacacaggttcacacagattcacacag GttcacacaggttcacacagattcacacagattcacacaggttcacacaggttcacacagattcacacagattcacacaggttcacacagGTTCTCACAGGTTCACACAGAGttcacacaggttcacacaggttcacacagGTTCAGGGTTTCAGACTGAAGAGCTGGTGTTTGTGTTGGAGCAGACTTTAGCACATGTTCACTCGATCTGTTTTCTTCACACACAGCGTGTATTAGATCACTCTACTCTTGTATTTCTACACTTTTAG
- the LOC127970208 gene encoding uncharacterized protein LOC127970208 isoform X43 — protein sequence MLRRVVIPSLSSVSHLWFQSCDLTDSHRGSHRFTQVHTEFTQIHTGSHRFSQVHTEVHTDSHRFTQVHTDSHRFTQSSHRFTQVHTDSHRFTQIHTEVHTGSHRVHTDSHRFTQVLTGSHRGSHRFTQVHTGSHRFTQVHTEFTQIHTGSHRFTQVHTEFTQIHTGSHRFTQRFTQVHTDSHRGSHRFTQVHTDSHRFTQVHTEFTQIHTDSHRFTQRFSQVHTGSHRFTQIHTEFTQIHTGSHRFTQIHTGSHRFTQRFSQVHTGSHRFTQIHTDSHRFRVSD from the exons ATGTTGAGGAGAGTTGTGATCCCTTCTCTATCCTCCGTTAGTCATCTGTGGTTTCAGTCGTGTGACctcacagattcacacagaggttcacacagattcacacaggttcacacagagttcacacagattcacacaggttcacacagGTTCTCACAGGTTCACACAGAggttcacacagattcacacaggttcacacaggttcacacagattcacacaggttcacacagagttcacacagattcacacaggttcacacagattcacacag gttcacacagattcacacagaggttcacacaggttcacacagagttcacacagattcacacaggttcacacagGTTCTCACAGGTTCACACAGAggttcacacagattcacacaggttcacacaggttcacacagattcacacaggttcacacagagttcacacagattcacacaggttcacacagattcacacaggttcacacagagttcacacagattcacacaggttcacacagattcacacagaggttcacacaggttcacacagattcacacagaggtTCTCACAGGttcacacaggttcacacagattcacacagattcacacaggttcacacagagttcacacagattcacacagattcacacaggttcacacagAGGTTCTCACAGGttcacacaggttcacacagattcacacagattcacacagagttcacacagattcacacaggttcacacaggttcacacagattcacacaggttcacacaggttcacacagAGGTTCTCACAGGttcacacag gttcacacaggttcacacagattcacacagattcacacag GTTCAGGGTTTCAGACTGA
- the LOC127970208 gene encoding histidine-rich glycoprotein isoform X44 produces the protein MLRRVVIPSLSSVSHLWFQSCDLTDSHRGSHRFTQVHTEFTQIHTGSHRFSQVHTEVHTDSHRFTQVHTDSHRFTQSSHRFTQVHTDSHRFTQIHTEVHTGSHRVHTDSHRFTQVLTGSHRGSHRFTQVHTGSHRFTQVHTEFTQIHTGSHRFTQVHTEFTQIHTGSHRFTQRFTQVHTDSHRGSHRFTQVHTDSHRFTQVHTGSHRFTQVHTGSHRFTQIHTDSHRFTQVLTGSHRVHTGSHRFTQVQGFRLKSWCLCWSRL, from the exons ATGTTGAGGAGAGTTGTGATCCCTTCTCTATCCTCCGTTAGTCATCTGTGGTTTCAGTCGTGTGACctcacagattcacacagaggttcacacagattcacacaggttcacacagagttcacacagattcacacaggttcacacagGTTCTCACAGGTTCACACAGAggttcacacagattcacacaggttcacacaggttcacacagattcacacaggttcacacagagttcacacagattcacacaggttcacacagattcacacag gttcacacagattcacacagaggttcacacaggttcacacagagttcacacagattcacacaggttcacacagGTTCTCACAGGTTCACACAGAggttcacacagattcacacaggttcacacaggttcacacagattcacacaggttcacacagagttcacacagattcacacaggttcacacagattcacacaggttcacacagagttcacacagattcacacaggttcacacagattcacacagaggttcacacaggttcacacagattcacacagaggtTCTCACAGGttcacacaggttcacacagattcacacagattcacacag gttcacacaggttcacacagattcacacaggttcacacag gttcacacaggttcacacagattcacacagattcacacaggttcacacagGTTCTCACAGGTTCACACAGAGttcacacaggttcacacaggttcacacagGTTCAGGGTTTCAGACTGAAGAGCTGGTGTTTGTGTTGGAGCAGACTTTAG